One Procambarus clarkii isolate CNS0578487 chromosome 15, FALCON_Pclarkii_2.0, whole genome shotgun sequence DNA segment encodes these proteins:
- the LOC138365087 gene encoding uncharacterized protein yields the protein MDQRNLHEQAARTSDTATDMGVETVIVLESEGEELKRVDGYSDEGGGSGGAGGGSGGADGGSEGGGGSGSAVGGSGGVGGGGSGCCGGSGCVGGGAGYGSDGSGGSECGGGGSGCCGGSGCVGGGAGYGSDLSGGSECGGGGSGCCGGSGCVGGGAGYGSDGSGGSECGGGGYLEVTLRCFRI from the exons ATGGACCAACGGAATCTCCATGAACAAGCAGCAAGAACAAGTGACACTGCCACTGATATGGGAGTGGAAACAGTGATAGTGTTGGAGTCGGAAGGTGAGGAATTGAagcgtgtagatggttacagtgatgaag gtggtggtagtggaggtgctggtggtggtagtggaggtgctgatggtggtagtgaaggtggtggtggtagtggaagtgctgttggtggtagtggaggagttggtggtggtggtagtggatgttgtggtggtagtggatgtgTTGGTGGAGGAGCTGGTTATggaagtgatggtagtggtggtagtgaatgtggtggtggtggtagtggatgttgtggtggtagtggatgtgTTGGTGGAGGAGCTGGTTATGGAAGTGAtcttagtggtggtagtgaatgtggtggtggtggtagtggatgttgtggtggtagtggatgtgTTGGTGGAGGAGCTGGTTATggaagtgatggtagtggtggtagtgaatgtggtggtggtggttaccttgaggttaccttgaggtgcttccggatttag